From a region of the Thioalkalivibrio sp. XN279 genome:
- a CDS encoding tetratricopeptide repeat protein — MAHKWRYRAFISYSHADKAVAQWLHRALERFRLPSRLVGEQTGIGAVPARLTPIFRDRDEISAGADLSDTLRQALADSMFLIVIASPDAAGSRWVNEEVRLFKTMHGEARVLALIATGDPGERDTCGVFPPALRFRLDAEGQLTGNPTEPVAADLRPGADGKRMAKLKLVAGLTGLPLDALVQRETARRQRWLLGVASASLALVAVMAVLTVAAIQGQREAERQRAEAQAEAAKVRAVNQFMRDTLSAANPWGAGYDVSVVEALDQATDKIALSFVGQPGVEAEVRHTIGNAYNNLGRYDRARPLLEAAADMRTRLLGREDPETIETLAALAQLGWRDSRFDEAIAQAHELLELRRRVFGDPSPEVGTTLDFLGRLLTDAGQYEEAERVTEEALAMSLALHGERSLQVAACYQTKAVLAQIAHQDYALAEDLSRREIAIRRAVSDADTMETASALNNLGIFVMLQGRLEEAQPILEEAVELDRRLGGAQHPELARALENLGNVHYRLGNIDRTLELLAEVITIRREGLGDDNPEVARTLHNRGMVLSRAGDLEGAEAALRDAVARMGRAYGPDHSDVASGHRSLSYVLQLGGKLDQAEAELRTALAIAERAFAEESPGLAAYRQALGGLLVTRQRYGEAEPLLLAVHESAVLADGEGSVRVAATAGALVALYEAWGKPDKADLYR; from the coding sequence ATGGCTCACAAGTGGCGCTATCGGGCGTTCATCAGCTACAGCCACGCGGACAAGGCGGTGGCCCAGTGGCTCCATCGCGCCCTGGAGCGCTTTCGGCTGCCGTCCCGGCTGGTCGGTGAGCAGACCGGCATCGGCGCGGTCCCCGCCCGGCTGACGCCGATCTTTCGCGACCGTGACGAGATCTCGGCGGGGGCTGACCTGTCGGACACGCTGCGCCAGGCGCTGGCGGATTCAATGTTCCTTATCGTGATCGCTTCACCCGATGCCGCGGGCTCCCGCTGGGTGAACGAGGAAGTCCGCCTGTTCAAGACCATGCACGGCGAAGCCCGAGTGCTCGCGCTGATCGCGACAGGCGACCCCGGCGAACGCGACACCTGCGGGGTTTTTCCCCCGGCGCTCCGCTTCAGGCTGGATGCTGAAGGGCAGCTGACCGGCAACCCCACCGAGCCGGTGGCCGCCGACCTGCGGCCCGGTGCCGACGGGAAACGGATGGCCAAGCTGAAGCTGGTCGCCGGCCTCACCGGGCTGCCCCTCGATGCACTCGTCCAGCGCGAGACGGCCCGGCGACAGCGCTGGCTGCTGGGTGTCGCCAGCGCGTCGCTGGCGCTGGTGGCCGTGATGGCGGTGCTCACGGTCGCCGCGATCCAGGGGCAGCGCGAGGCCGAGCGCCAGCGGGCGGAGGCCCAGGCCGAGGCGGCCAAGGTGCGGGCCGTCAACCAGTTCATGCGGGACACACTGAGTGCCGCCAACCCGTGGGGGGCGGGCTACGACGTCTCCGTGGTCGAGGCGCTCGACCAGGCAACCGACAAGATCGCCTTGTCGTTCGTCGGGCAACCCGGGGTCGAGGCGGAGGTGCGGCACACCATCGGCAATGCCTACAACAACCTCGGGCGCTACGACCGCGCGAGGCCGTTGCTCGAGGCGGCCGCGGATATGCGCACCCGGCTTCTCGGCCGGGAGGACCCGGAGACCATCGAGACGCTGGCGGCCCTCGCTCAGCTCGGCTGGCGGGACTCGCGCTTCGACGAGGCCATCGCTCAGGCGCACGAGCTGCTCGAGCTTCGCCGCAGGGTGTTCGGTGATCCGAGTCCGGAGGTCGGGACGACCCTGGATTTCCTCGGCCGGCTGCTGACCGACGCCGGGCAGTACGAGGAGGCCGAGCGGGTGACGGAGGAAGCCCTCGCGATGAGCCTCGCGTTACATGGCGAGCGGTCGCTCCAGGTCGCCGCGTGCTACCAGACCAAGGCGGTCCTGGCGCAGATCGCCCACCAGGACTACGCCCTTGCCGAGGATTTGAGCCGCCGGGAGATCGCGATCCGGCGGGCGGTGAGCGACGCGGACACCATGGAGACCGCCTCGGCGCTGAACAATCTCGGCATCTTCGTCATGCTCCAGGGTCGGCTCGAAGAGGCGCAACCGATTCTCGAGGAGGCCGTCGAGCTCGATCGCCGGCTCGGCGGGGCGCAGCACCCGGAGCTCGCGAGGGCCCTCGAGAACCTCGGTAACGTCCACTATCGTCTCGGCAACATCGATCGCACCCTGGAGCTCCTCGCGGAGGTGATCACGATCCGCCGCGAGGGACTCGGCGACGACAACCCCGAGGTCGCGCGCACGTTGCACAACCGCGGGATGGTGCTGAGCAGGGCCGGGGATCTCGAGGGCGCCGAGGCGGCGCTCCGGGACGCGGTCGCGAGGATGGGGCGAGCCTACGGCCCGGACCACTCGGACGTGGCCTCGGGTCACCGGAGCCTCAGCTACGTGCTGCAGCTCGGGGGCAAGCTCGACCAGGCCGAAGCGGAGTTGCGGACCGCGCTCGCCATCGCCGAGCGGGCCTTTGCTGAGGAAAGCCCGGGGCTTGCCGCCTATCGCCAGGCGTTGGGCGGGCTGCTGGTCACCCGGCAGCGCTATGGTGAGGCCGAGCCGCTGCTGCTGGCGGTCCATGAATCGGCGGTCCTGGCCGACGGCGAAGGCAGCGTGCGGGTCGCTGCAACCGCCGGGGCCCTGGTGGCGCTCTACGAGGCCTGGGGCAAGCCGGACAAGGCGGATCTTTACCGGTGA